One Euphorbia lathyris chromosome 1, ddEupLath1.1, whole genome shotgun sequence DNA segment encodes these proteins:
- the LOC136210814 gene encoding transcription factor GLABRA 3-like — translation MDEEDISPENFKKRLAFAVRSIQWSYAIFWSISTTNPGTMEWGDGYYNGDIKTRKTIQSIELNEDELGLQRSEQLRELFESLSAGEVNPQARRPSAALSPEDLTDTEWYYLVCMSFVFNIGKGLPGRTLAGGRPIWLCNAHFADSKEFTRSLLAKSASIQTVVCFPFLGGVVELGVTELVMEDPSLIEHVKTSFLEIPYPFSNDEQLGAAYDDDIIIGCENLDVVSPNDSSNIQPAEQDSFMVEVEGINAGTSQLQTWKLMDDDFSNCIHQSFNSSDCISQIVTDPVKVDPLNEHFLQDVEDCNQTKLTALDLRTDDLHYQSVLTSLFKTSPSLALGSHFRNRNKSSSSSSGFVAWKPVALLHHQKLKCKTSQKVLKKVLFDVPKLHLKGFLESPGEKSVSVGVYRPEADDIGANHATNRNEKLHERFNILKSMVPSANKVDKVSILDETIEYVQELQRRVQELESCKDPREVEGRTRGRPQDAVERTCDNYGSCKTGHKKKALMMNKRKASEFDEMEEEIEFSITKEGSAEISVTVNDKDVIIEMKCPWKEGLLVEIMDAVSYLHLDSHSVQSSTIDGTLSLTIKSKKGVRSVSAGAIKQALQRVAWKS, via the exons ATGGATGAAGAAGATATATCACCAGAAAACTTCAAGAAAAGGCTTGCTTTTGCTGTGAGAAGCATTCAATGGAGTTATGCAATTTTCTGGTCTATTTCAACTACAAATCCAGG GACAATGGAATGGGGAGATGGGTATTACAATGGAGATATAAAGACAAGAAAAACAATTCAATCCATAGAATTGAATGAAGATGAACTTGGTTTACAGAGAAGTGAACAATTAAGAGAACTGTTTGAATCATTGTCAGCAGGTGAAGTAAATCCACAAGCTAGAAGACCTTCAGCTGCATTATCCCCAGAAGATCTTACTGATACAGAATGGTATTACTTGGTTTGTATGTCCTTTGTGTTCAACATTGGCAAAGG TTTGCCAGGAAGAACATTAGCAGGCGGCAGGCCTATTTGGTTATGCAATGCTCATTTTGCTGATAGCAAAGAATTCACCCGTTCTCTGCTAGCTAAG AGTGCATCTATTCAG ACTGTAGTTTGCTTTCCATTCCTGGGAGGTGTGGTTGAGCTTGGAGTGACTGAGCTG GTAATGGAGGATCCAAGTCTGATTGAGCATGTTAAAACATCATTCTTGGAGATTCCATATCCATTTTCAAATGATGAACAACTTGGTGCTGCATATGATGATGACATAATTATAGGATGTGAAAACTTAGATGTAGTTTCCCCAAATGACAGCTCAAACATTCAGCCTGCTGAACAAGATTCTTTCATGGTTGAAGTTGAAGGAATCAATGCAGGAACTTCTCAACTTCAGACTTGGAAGTTAATGGATGATGATTTCAGCAACTGTATTCATCAATCCTTCAATTCAAGTGATTGTATATCTCAAATCGTTACGGATCCTGTCAAGGTTGACCCTTTAAACGAGCATTTTCTTCAAGACGTTGAAGATTGCAATCAAACAAAACTAACTGCATTAGACCTCCGAACCGACGATTTGCATTATCAATCTGTTCTTACATCACTGTTCAAAACTTCCCCCTCTTTAGCTCTAGGATCCCATTTTCGAAACCGAAacaaatcatcatcatcatcatccggCTTTGTTGCTTGGAAGCCAGTAGCATTGCTGCATCATCAGAAACTGAAATGTAAAACCTCACAGAAAGTACTAAAGAAAGTCCTGTTTGATGTACCTAAACTGCATCTTAAGGGCTTCCTCGAGTCACCGGGCGAGAAGAGCGTTAGTGTCGGAGTTTATAGACCGGAGGCTGATGACATTGGAGCTAACCATGCTACTAATCGAAACGAAAAGTTGCACGAAAGGTTCAATATCCTGAAATCAATGGTTCCTTCAGCCAACAAG GTTGATAAAGTGTCGATCTTGGATGAGACGATAGAATACGTGCAGGAGCTACAACGGAGAGTGCAAGAATTGGAATCATGTAAAGATCCAAGAGAAGTAGAGGGAAGAACAAGGGGGAGACCACAAGATGCTGTAGAGAGAACATGTGATAACTATGGAAGCTGCAAAACTGGTCATAAAAAGAAGGCATTGATGATGAACAAGAGAAAAGCTAGTGAGTTTGATGAAATGGAGGAAGAGATAGAGTTTAGTATAACTAAGGAAGGTTCAGCTGAAATAAGTGTGACTGTAAATGATAAGGATGTTATAATTGAGATGAAATGTCCATGGAAGGAAGGGTTATTAGTTGAAATTATGGATGCAGTAAGCTATCTGCATTTAGATTCTCATTCAGTTCAATCTTCCACCATTGATGGAACTCTTTCTTTGACTATCAAATCCAAG AAGGGAGTAAGGTCAGTGTCAGCAGGGGCAATCAAACAAGCCCTTCAAAGAGTTGCTTGGAAATCTTGA